A DNA window from Niabella yanshanensis contains the following coding sequences:
- a CDS encoding HlyD family secretion protein — protein MKYFNIAIITVFILSAATSCKERKEERAVEGKVKKEVLSFSPKISGRIAEIYVREGQTIHTGDTLARLDIPEVEAKIAQARGAAVAARAQEQMARNGATSDQLKQLKAKQQGLKDQFDYAQKSFGRAENMYRDSLMSPQNYDEVYAKYLGARAQLDAVNAELHDVIRGTRYEKIEMAAGQSGQAAGALQEANTAYKERYIIATNDMEIETISLNKGELAVAGYALFTGYIPHTTYFRFTIPESRMSKYQKGMEVSMIIPYSKKKITGKVVSIKQLARYADITTAFPDYDPEDAVYEIKVVPVNSTDAVNVLVNASVQLY, from the coding sequence ATGAAATATTTTAATATAGCAATCATCACTGTTTTCATATTAAGCGCTGCAACCAGCTGTAAAGAACGAAAAGAAGAACGCGCAGTAGAAGGTAAGGTAAAAAAAGAGGTACTATCATTTTCACCCAAAATAAGCGGACGTATCGCTGAAATATACGTTCGGGAAGGACAAACTATACATACCGGGGATACGCTGGCCAGACTTGATATACCTGAAGTGGAAGCCAAAATTGCCCAGGCCAGGGGGGCAGCCGTGGCTGCACGGGCACAGGAGCAAATGGCCCGCAATGGCGCTACCTCTGACCAGCTAAAGCAATTGAAGGCAAAGCAACAGGGACTGAAAGACCAGTTCGACTACGCACAGAAATCTTTCGGCAGGGCTGAAAATATGTACCGCGATAGCTTAATGTCGCCACAGAATTATGATGAAGTATATGCAAAATACCTGGGAGCCAGGGCGCAGCTGGATGCTGTTAATGCCGAATTACATGATGTAATACGTGGTACGCGCTATGAGAAGATTGAGATGGCTGCCGGCCAGTCGGGCCAGGCGGCGGGCGCATTACAGGAAGCAAACACTGCTTATAAAGAACGCTATATTATTGCAACCAATGATATGGAAATAGAAACTATATCACTTAATAAAGGAGAACTCGCCGTAGCTGGTTATGCATTATTTACGGGCTATATACCCCATACCACTTATTTCAGGTTTACCATTCCCGAAAGCAGGATGTCGAAATATCAAAAAGGAATGGAAGTAAGCATGATTATACCTTATAGCAAAAAGAAAATTACCGGCAAAGTTGTGTCGATAAAGCAATTGGCCAGGTACGCTGATATTACTACCGCTTTTCCTGACTATGACCCAGAAGACGCGGTATATGAAATTAAAGTGGTTCCGGTAAATTCAACTGATGCCGTTAATGTATTGGTGAATGCCAGTGTGCAACTTTATTAG
- a CDS encoding TolC family protein → MKKAFLLLTSALCIQTALLAQNAPTLRELVDSALQQDATLVQQKLQNRLTHLDQEKLNDIFLPKVAVSGKSGYLYASAKLQSPEIVIPAVANIFPGMTLAEGYLDNNLNISGISVQAGAEASMLLYSGGKVKHLKEANKEKDHSENILMEKSREDVIASISKIYDQFALLNESANVLQKGKERLEIMKKTADKARGYGLITPYDHKKIELAQATLDSKIIEFESKKELLTAQLAVLSGIEEDRIMGIQPQLKPIQFLKGQHTISNRSELRALDHAIKAVDYKIKAERTWWIPKVMAQASASYIGLYNNHIITSRDIIPGAVERLNWRPDNLQVLPLVQAGVGFKWDLFDGKEGKNAIARARVERQVLESKAKDAQDKLQLNQANSLSNYKVANAQIALKEKAREIAGTALSNIEKEFRYGTKKSADYIEAENDLENAELEYQTAIFNQRRAAIELMRSTQELDFNKL, encoded by the coding sequence ATGAAAAAAGCATTCCTATTATTAACATCCGCTTTATGTATACAGACTGCTTTGCTGGCTCAAAATGCTCCAACACTCAGGGAGCTGGTAGACAGTGCGTTGCAACAGGATGCTACCTTGGTACAGCAAAAATTACAGAACAGGCTAACCCATTTAGACCAGGAGAAGCTAAATGATATATTTCTGCCCAAAGTTGCTGTTAGTGGTAAATCAGGGTACTTGTATGCTTCAGCAAAATTGCAGTCTCCCGAGATTGTTATTCCTGCTGTTGCAAATATTTTTCCCGGCATGACGCTGGCGGAAGGATACCTGGACAATAATCTTAATATTTCAGGGATTTCTGTGCAGGCAGGTGCTGAAGCCAGCATGTTATTGTATTCAGGCGGAAAAGTTAAGCATCTGAAAGAAGCCAATAAAGAAAAAGATCACTCAGAAAATATATTGATGGAAAAAAGCCGGGAAGATGTGATTGCTTCTATCAGTAAAATTTACGACCAGTTTGCATTGTTGAATGAATCGGCTAATGTATTGCAGAAAGGTAAAGAGCGGCTGGAGATCATGAAGAAAACTGCTGATAAGGCCCGGGGCTATGGTTTGATCACACCTTACGATCACAAAAAAATAGAATTGGCCCAGGCTACACTCGATTCAAAAATTATTGAGTTTGAAAGTAAGAAAGAACTGCTAACAGCACAATTGGCCGTCCTTAGCGGCATTGAGGAAGACAGAATCATGGGTATTCAACCCCAGTTAAAGCCCATTCAATTTTTAAAAGGGCAGCATACCATCTCCAATAGATCCGAATTAAGAGCGCTTGATCACGCCATAAAAGCGGTAGATTATAAGATAAAAGCCGAACGAACCTGGTGGATACCCAAGGTAATGGCCCAGGCTTCTGCTTCTTATATCGGGCTTTATAATAACCATATAATTACTTCCAGGGATATAATCCCTGGCGCTGTAGAACGTTTGAACTGGAGACCTGATAATTTACAGGTATTACCCCTGGTGCAGGCGGGGGTTGGTTTTAAGTGGGACCTGTTTGATGGAAAGGAAGGTAAAAATGCTATTGCCCGTGCGCGGGTAGAGAGACAGGTTCTGGAAAGCAAGGCCAAAGATGCACAGGATAAACTGCAATTAAACCAGGCCAATAGCCTGAGCAACTATAAAGTAGCTAATGCACAGATCGCTTTGAAAGAGAAGGCCAGGGAGATAGCCGGAACTGCTTTAAGCAATATAGAAAAAGAATTCAGATATGGTACTAAAAAATCGGCAGATTATATTGAGGCGGAAAACGACCTTGAAAATGCGGAGCTGGAGTACCAGACGGCCATCTTTAACCAGCGCAGGGCCGCAATAGAATTGATGAGATCAACACAGGAATTAGACTTCAACAAACTTTAA
- a CDS encoding putative monovalent cation/H+ antiporter subunit A, which yields MLLTVLAGLLTSIFIIPFGKIIKSKWSILLMLLPLGLFIYYLRLVPNVSLGEIFLQSTSWIPSLGVNLDFKLDGLSLLFALLITGVGTAVYFYARTYLKGHPYFDRFFGYLSLFMSAMLGMVLSDNMLLLFIFWELTSISSFFLIGFNNSELSSRKSAITALSITGMGGFFLLAGIILLGNVAGTYSISELLHARETIIHHAQYPLILGLFFVGAFTKSAQFPFHFWLPGAMKAPTPVSAYLHSATMVKAGIYLLARFDPILGNTPAWSYPLMIVGGFTMLFAAGHSLLRVDLKSILAYSTISALGILTFLIGLGTRDAVIAASVFILVHALYKAALFLVTGIIDHETHTRDITKLSGLRKVLLPVAIAGFLAALSSAGIPLSFGFIGKDLIYEATLHAQPSWVILLTTLAVLTNIGLVAAGFMAGIKPFTGDLPSSYQKIHLPYTSMWLPPLILAVLGVLFGLMPHYIGELFSLRAANAMFGADTKLDLKIWHGFNTVLLLSLLTFGAGTVLYLFNKPSLSKSKWVHRFKTLSPEFLMQRITAAIFKFSEWYTSTFHNGYLRSYHLKIILFAEALLAYKLWLSGPIDINFYNLAMLSVYEVAIVAILIGALAMMITTRSRLTAVVCMSIIGYCICVMFVFYSAPDLAMTQFTIDTLTTVLFVLVLYKLPPFLNLGTRKERYRDMAVALGFGLILCMVALQVHHEPIETATSDFYGSKAYLDAKGKNVVNVILVDFRGIDTLFETVVLSIAAIGVYNLLRLRLKASEKE from the coding sequence ATGCTTTTAACGGTATTGGCTGGCTTACTTACCTCTATTTTCATTATTCCATTTGGCAAAATCATCAAATCAAAGTGGAGCATTTTACTCATGCTCCTACCCCTCGGTTTATTTATTTATTATTTAAGATTAGTGCCTAATGTTTCATTGGGAGAAATATTTTTGCAATCTACTTCATGGATTCCCTCCCTTGGTGTGAATCTGGATTTTAAGCTGGATGGACTTTCCCTGCTATTTGCCTTACTCATTACCGGGGTGGGGACGGCTGTTTATTTTTACGCGCGCACTTATTTAAAAGGACATCCTTACTTTGACCGGTTCTTTGGTTACCTGAGTTTGTTCATGTCGGCCATGCTAGGCATGGTACTCTCAGACAATATGCTGCTGCTGTTCATTTTCTGGGAACTCACCAGTATCAGCTCCTTTTTTCTCATAGGCTTTAATAACAGTGAACTCAGTTCCCGTAAAAGCGCGATCACAGCGCTTTCTATTACCGGCATGGGGGGCTTTTTTCTATTGGCGGGTATTATATTGTTAGGAAATGTTGCGGGCACTTACTCTATTTCAGAGCTGCTGCACGCGCGGGAAACGATCATCCATCATGCCCAATACCCGTTGATATTGGGCTTATTTTTTGTAGGTGCTTTTACCAAATCGGCTCAATTCCCTTTTCACTTCTGGTTACCAGGTGCCATGAAAGCGCCTACCCCGGTATCGGCCTACCTGCACTCCGCTACCATGGTTAAAGCGGGCATTTACCTGTTGGCAAGATTCGATCCTATATTGGGTAATACGCCGGCGTGGAGTTACCCGCTCATGATCGTTGGAGGCTTTACGATGTTATTTGCTGCCGGTCATTCCTTACTACGGGTTGATTTAAAAAGTATATTGGCTTACTCTACCATTTCTGCATTAGGTATTTTAACCTTTCTCATAGGCCTGGGTACCAGGGATGCAGTAATTGCAGCGAGCGTTTTCATATTGGTACATGCGCTATATAAAGCAGCGCTGTTCCTGGTTACGGGTATTATAGATCATGAAACGCATACGCGGGATATTACAAAATTGTCGGGTCTCAGGAAAGTTTTATTGCCGGTAGCCATAGCAGGCTTCCTCGCAGCCCTATCCAGTGCAGGTATACCCTTATCCTTTGGTTTTATAGGCAAGGACCTCATCTATGAAGCAACGCTTCATGCCCAACCCTCATGGGTAATCCTGCTCACAACACTTGCCGTACTTACCAATATTGGCCTTGTAGCTGCAGGGTTTATGGCGGGGATCAAGCCTTTCACGGGAGATTTGCCTTCTTCCTATCAAAAAATACATCTGCCCTATACTTCTATGTGGCTCCCCCCACTTATTCTTGCGGTTTTAGGAGTATTGTTCGGATTGATGCCGCACTATATAGGAGAGCTTTTTTCCCTGCGTGCTGCTAATGCCATGTTTGGCGCAGATACTAAGCTCGATCTAAAAATATGGCATGGCTTCAATACAGTACTGCTTTTAAGTTTACTCACTTTTGGGGCAGGCACGGTACTCTATCTTTTCAATAAGCCCAGTCTTTCAAAAAGTAAGTGGGTGCATCGCTTTAAAACCCTGTCGCCCGAATTTCTGATGCAGCGCATTACGGCCGCGATCTTTAAATTTTCTGAGTGGTATACGAGCACTTTTCATAACGGTTACCTCCGGTCCTATCATTTAAAAATCATTCTTTTTGCAGAAGCGTTACTCGCTTATAAACTATGGCTAAGTGGCCCGATAGATATTAATTTTTATAACCTCGCAATGTTGAGCGTTTACGAAGTAGCAATAGTAGCTATTTTGATTGGCGCATTAGCTATGATGATCACTACCAGGTCGCGCCTTACAGCCGTCGTATGTATGAGTATTATCGGGTATTGCATCTGCGTGATGTTTGTTTTTTACAGCGCACCCGACCTGGCCATGACCCAGTTTACTATTGACACACTTACCACCGTATTATTTGTATTGGTGTTGTATAAATTACCCCCTTTTTTAAATCTGGGTACCCGGAAAGAACGATACCGCGATATGGCGGTAGCTTTGGGTTTTGGGCTCATACTTTGTATGGTGGCCTTACAGGTACACCATGAGCCTATTGAAACCGCAACCAGCGATTTCTATGGATCGAAAGCCTACCTGGATGCAAAAGGGAAAAACGTAGTGAATGTGATATTGGTGGATTTCCGGGGCATCGATACACTATTTGAAACGGTAGTATTAAGTATTGCGGCAATAGGCGTGTATAATTTATTAAGATTGAGATTAAAAGCCTCCGAAAAAGAATAA
- a CDS encoding Na+/H+ antiporter subunit B encodes MRSSILQTATRYLLPILLLFSVFLLLRGHYYPGGGFVGGLVASIAFVLHSFANGTNATMTLLGRKPLSLIPVGLGIAALSVMAPMLWGLPPMTGLWVEGKFPIIGSLGSALFFDLGVYLVVVGVVLTILFTISLTDD; translated from the coding sequence ATGAGAAGCAGTATTTTACAAACGGCAACCCGGTATTTGTTACCCATACTACTACTATTCTCGGTATTTCTTTTATTAAGAGGGCACTATTATCCCGGGGGTGGGTTTGTAGGCGGGCTGGTAGCATCTATTGCATTTGTGCTACACAGTTTTGCCAATGGTACCAATGCTACCATGACATTGCTGGGCAGAAAGCCCCTATCGCTCATTCCCGTAGGGCTAGGTATTGCTGCGCTGAGTGTAATGGCCCCGATGTTATGGGGCTTACCACCTATGACGGGGCTCTGGGTAGAAGGTAAATTCCCCATTATAGGTTCGCTGGGTTCAGCGCTGTTCTTCGACCTGGGCGTTTACCTGGTGGTGGTGGGTGTTGTTTTAACTATTTTGTTTACTATTTCGCTAACAGACGATTAA
- a CDS encoding Na+/H+ antiporter subunit C, translated as MELLLILVLGLLYAGGVYFILRRSMVKLLLGIMLLGSATNILIFVLGAIVKGKPPIIDAAANVMDPSYADPVPQALILTAIVISFALTAFAIVLLKRVYALVETDDLDNLNTPEEEDI; from the coding sequence ATGGAGCTATTACTGATACTGGTGCTTGGATTATTGTATGCGGGAGGCGTGTACTTTATACTGCGGCGGAGCATGGTAAAGCTATTGCTGGGGATTATGCTGCTGGGTAGCGCAACCAACATTTTGATTTTTGTATTGGGTGCTATTGTTAAAGGCAAGCCTCCGATTATAGATGCTGCAGCAAACGTGATGGATCCATCTTATGCCGACCCCGTGCCACAAGCGCTTATATTAACGGCTATTGTAATCAGTTTTGCCCTTACGGCTTTTGCTATCGTATTATTGAAACGCGTGTATGCATTAGTAGAAACAGATGATTTGGATAACTTAAACACACCGGAGGAGGAAGATATATGA
- a CDS encoding proton-conducting transporter transmembrane domain-containing protein: MMGNFILAPVFIHLLIAIFQLIAWRKTVTQRILSVGGALGALVATIILFRQVYLNGTFTVNASNWEAPFSIIFVADLLGVTMVLLTSIAAFAVSMFSATGLSRQRMLYGYFPIFHFLVMGLNGAFLTGDIFNLYVWFEVIIISSFVLMTLGGRKNQLEGALKYMSMNILASMFFLTGIGILYGMTGSLNMADLAIKMHDVQNRSLVGITSVFFILGFGIKSAVFPLYFWLPSSYHTPPSAVAATFGGLLTKVGIYAILRVNSLIFIPDNFTRTLLMVIAVLTILTGTFGALNKTNIRRLFSYLIVCHIGFMVGGIAMFSKLALMGTLFYLIHDIMVKTNMFLISGVIMQLRGVVTMEKLGGLYKEYPKISLLIAIVLLSLVGIPPLSGFWPKVYLFREAFNEHQYFFVGALIIGSLATLYVIAKLWAEVFWKEVPADVVVDNKFEPMPFLRKVLLIVPVSILGIVSVYIGLNAEVIIQVADRIATELLDTSSYINAVFKN, from the coding sequence ATGATGGGCAATTTTATTTTAGCGCCGGTTTTCATTCATTTGCTCATCGCCATCTTTCAGCTGATTGCATGGCGTAAAACAGTTACGCAACGTATTTTATCCGTGGGCGGTGCCCTGGGCGCGTTGGTTGCTACTATTATATTGTTCAGGCAGGTTTACCTGAATGGTACATTCACCGTTAATGCATCCAACTGGGAAGCCCCCTTCAGTATTATTTTTGTAGCTGATCTTTTAGGGGTTACCATGGTATTGCTCACTTCCATTGCGGCTTTTGCAGTGTCGATGTTTTCGGCAACCGGACTCAGCCGCCAAAGAATGTTGTACGGCTATTTCCCTATTTTTCATTTCCTGGTAATGGGCTTGAACGGCGCTTTTTTAACCGGCGACATCTTCAATCTATACGTATGGTTTGAGGTGATCATTATTTCTTCCTTTGTACTGATGACATTGGGAGGACGCAAAAACCAGCTGGAAGGAGCGCTGAAATATATGTCGATGAATATACTGGCATCTATGTTCTTTCTAACAGGCATTGGCATCTTATATGGGATGACAGGTTCTCTCAACATGGCTGATCTTGCCATCAAAATGCACGACGTTCAGAACCGGTCTTTAGTAGGCATTACTTCGGTATTTTTCATATTAGGCTTCGGCATTAAATCAGCTGTATTCCCTTTATATTTCTGGCTGCCGTCTTCCTACCATACACCACCTTCGGCAGTAGCGGCAACTTTTGGAGGGCTTCTGACCAAAGTGGGTATCTATGCCATTCTGCGCGTAAACAGCCTGATATTTATTCCTGATAATTTTACCCGGACCCTGTTGATGGTTATTGCAGTGCTTACCATACTCACCGGTACTTTTGGGGCCTTAAACAAAACCAATATCCGCAGGTTATTTTCTTACCTTATTGTTTGCCACATCGGCTTTATGGTGGGAGGTATTGCCATGTTTAGCAAACTGGCGTTGATGGGCACCTTATTCTATCTCATACACGACATTATGGTTAAAACCAATATGTTCCTGATATCGGGGGTTATTATGCAGCTTAGAGGTGTTGTTACTATGGAAAAACTGGGAGGATTATATAAAGAATATCCCAAAATATCACTTTTGATTGCTATCGTATTATTATCACTGGTGGGTATACCACCTTTGTCAGGTTTTTGGCCAAAAGTATATTTGTTCAGGGAAGCATTTAATGAACACCAGTATTTTTTTGTTGGCGCACTGATCATTGGTAGCCTCGCAACATTGTATGTGATTGCCAAATTATGGGCTGAAGTATTCTGGAAGGAAGTGCCGGCAGATGTAGTGGTGGACAACAAATTTGAGCCGATGCCATTCTTAAGAAAAGTGTTACTGATTGTTCCCGTATCTATACTGGGTATTGTTTCTGTTTATATTGGATTGAATGCTGAAGTAATTATACAGGTAGCAGACAGGATTGCAACAGAGTTGCTGGATACCAGCTCTTATATCAATGCAGTTTTTAAAAATTAA
- a CDS encoding Na+/H+ antiporter subunit E, translating into MIKNFLMNLLLSFLWVALTGSLSYSGFVFGFILGFFVLWIMNKNEEDRRYFYRIPKIFSFAFYFLYQMLKANIEVAYDVITPKYFFKPGVVRYPLSARSDFEINVLSTLISLTPGTLILDVSEDKKALYIHAMYLKSPEAFVRQLKEGMEKRLLEILR; encoded by the coding sequence ATGATTAAGAATTTTCTGATGAACCTTTTACTATCCTTTTTGTGGGTGGCTCTTACAGGTTCATTATCTTACTCAGGCTTCGTCTTTGGCTTTATACTGGGCTTTTTTGTGCTATGGATCATGAATAAAAATGAAGAGGATCGCAGGTACTTTTACCGGATACCCAAGATATTCAGCTTTGCTTTCTATTTTTTGTACCAGATGCTCAAAGCCAATATTGAAGTAGCTTACGATGTAATTACGCCCAAATACTTTTTCAAGCCGGGAGTAGTGCGTTATCCGCTAAGTGCCCGGTCTGATTTTGAGATTAATGTACTTTCAACACTCATTTCCTTAACTCCCGGTACACTGATACTGGATGTAAGTGAAGACAAAAAAGCATTATATATACACGCCATGTACCTTAAAAGCCCTGAAGCTTTTGTAAGGCAGTTAAAAGAAGGCATGGAAAAAAGACTATTAGAAATTTTAAGATGA
- a CDS encoding monovalent cation/H+ antiporter complex subunit F yields MTLANYFDFVILPILTLSVVLVFIRLFKGPAIVDRVIALDLIITIGIGIITVYSIRQNQKILLDVAIILALIAFLGTIAFSYYIEKQKDD; encoded by the coding sequence ATGACATTAGCCAACTACTTTGATTTCGTCATTCTGCCTATACTGACCTTATCGGTGGTATTGGTTTTCATCCGGCTGTTCAAAGGTCCTGCTATAGTAGACCGTGTAATAGCTTTGGACCTGATCATTACGATCGGCATTGGTATTATTACCGTCTACAGTATCAGGCAAAATCAAAAAATATTATTAGATGTCGCCATCATACTGGCACTTATTGCGTTCCTGGGCACTATCGCCTTTTCTTATTACATAGAAAAACAAAAAGATGATTAA
- the mnhG gene encoding monovalent cation/H(+) antiporter subunit G, protein MINIILAILSTLGALAILFASIGILRMPDFYLRLSVTVKASSLGVGLLLICAAIMFPGDASVTTKAIAIIFFLIITAPIAAHMIGRTAYFIGTPLWKGTVVDELDGMYNKDTHELQSDPQQAIDKSTSFSDDQIADTEGETR, encoded by the coding sequence ATGATTAATATAATTTTAGCCATACTCAGTACCCTGGGTGCATTGGCCATTTTATTCGCGTCCATCGGAATTTTAAGAATGCCCGACTTTTATCTGCGTTTGTCGGTTACGGTAAAGGCTTCGAGCCTTGGCGTAGGTTTGCTGTTAATTTGTGCTGCCATTATGTTTCCCGGGGATGCTTCAGTAACCACGAAAGCTATCGCTATTATTTTTTTCCTCATCATAACGGCGCCCATTGCGGCACATATGATTGGCCGGACGGCCTACTTTATAGGCACGCCCTTATGGAAAGGCACCGTGGTTGACGAATTAGACGGCATGTACAATAAAGACACCCATGAGCTGCAAAGCGATCCTCAGCAGGCTATTGATAAATCAACCTCGTTTTCTGATGACCAGATAGCGGATACAGAAGGCGAAACCAGGTAA
- a CDS encoding MauE/DoxX family redox-associated membrane protein, with protein MKIVKTIFFVLFALMFINAGLDKFLHYMPMPEMTPDMKPVFEAFGTLSWLTPLTGLIELVAGILILFPKTRALGAIMILPVMIGILCHNATFYNGDPTGLTIAGVLFLINLWMIGDNWKKYQTMVS; from the coding sequence ATGAAAATCGTAAAAACAATCTTTTTCGTGCTTTTTGCATTGATGTTTATCAATGCCGGTTTAGATAAATTCCTGCATTATATGCCGATGCCGGAGATGACACCGGATATGAAGCCTGTTTTTGAAGCCTTTGGAACATTGAGTTGGTTAACACCTCTAACGGGGCTTATAGAGTTGGTGGCCGGGATATTGATTCTTTTTCCTAAAACCAGGGCGCTGGGCGCGATTATGATATTACCGGTAATGATTGGCATACTTTGTCATAATGCAACTTTTTATAACGGTGATCCAACCGGACTGACCATAGCGGGTGTTCTCTTTTTGATTAACCTCTGGATGATAGGTGATAACTGGAAAAAATATCAAACAATGGTAAGCTAA
- a CDS encoding dihydrofolate reductase family protein: protein MREIIWIAHTSLDGYVANKEGKLDDFESGEDNLDFVGEICKEADTILSGRITYELLHSFWPDAGELPGATRAEKKYSDWYNGTTKLVATRTPSDPCKGNIYFVHDNLVQYVQQAKGQRGSPIVIFGSTDVGGQLMEQNLIDVYWIFVNPVIFGSGVPLFKNGANQRKLRLVETRRFANGETALKYVSEN from the coding sequence ATGAGGGAAATCATATGGATTGCGCATACTTCATTAGATGGGTATGTAGCTAATAAAGAAGGTAAACTCGATGATTTTGAATCGGGGGAAGATAATCTTGACTTCGTAGGTGAGATATGCAAAGAAGCCGATACCATCTTATCAGGAAGAATTACTTATGAATTATTACATTCTTTCTGGCCTGATGCCGGTGAGCTGCCCGGCGCTACCAGAGCTGAGAAAAAATACTCAGATTGGTATAATGGTACCACCAAATTAGTAGCTACCCGAACGCCATCAGATCCTTGTAAAGGAAATATATATTTTGTTCATGATAATCTGGTGCAATATGTTCAGCAGGCTAAGGGGCAAAGGGGTAGTCCAATTGTTATTTTCGGTAGTACCGATGTAGGAGGACAATTAATGGAGCAGAACCTGATAGATGTGTACTGGATCTTTGTAAACCCCGTAATTTTCGGATCTGGTGTCCCTCTTTTCAAAAATGGGGCTAACCAGCGAAAGCTCAGGTTAGTCGAAACGCGGAGATTTGCCAACGGCGAAACAGCCCTGAAATATGTTTCGGAAAATTAG
- a CDS encoding SRPBCC domain-containing protein — MSNQSLVALVLINRPVTEVWEYWTHAKHILQWNVPFDDWHCPEVENDLTAGGRFKFYMEKKDGSDGFEHTGVYDQVAPFEMIAYTLNDGRRAWIEFQQIDSNTIVRERFEPELHTAIELQKEFCQSVLNRFKNYVEQQ; from the coding sequence ATGAGCAATCAAAGTTTAGTGGCATTGGTTTTAATCAACCGGCCGGTAACGGAGGTTTGGGAATACTGGACGCACGCGAAGCATATTCTGCAATGGAATGTACCCTTCGATGATTGGCATTGTCCTGAAGTTGAGAACGACTTGACAGCAGGCGGGCGGTTTAAATTTTATATGGAGAAAAAGGACGGAAGTGATGGGTTTGAACACACAGGTGTATATGATCAGGTTGCCCCCTTTGAAATGATTGCGTATACGTTAAACGACGGAAGGCGGGCCTGGATTGAATTTCAGCAAATAGATAGCAATACGATTGTAAGGGAACGTTTTGAGCCTGAATTACATACGGCTATTGAGCTACAGAAAGAATTTTGTCAGTCGGTGCTGAACCGGTTTAAAAATTATGTGGAACAACAATGA
- a CDS encoding VOC family protein, with the protein MESKKGNPVVWFEIYVDNMDRATRFYETVFDVKLEQMSDPTDQSMDMRSFPGNMDGFGSSGTLVKMEGMKAGGSNITLYFGCNDCATEESRVEAAGGKVVQSKMSIGEYGFCSTVQDSEGNTIGLHSMK; encoded by the coding sequence ATGGAAAGCAAAAAAGGAAACCCGGTAGTATGGTTTGAAATTTATGTGGATAATATGGACCGCGCCACCCGGTTTTATGAAACCGTGTTTGATGTAAAGCTGGAGCAAATGTCTGATCCTACTGATCAATCTATGGACATGCGTTCTTTCCCGGGTAATATGGACGGATTTGGCAGCTCGGGTACATTGGTAAAAATGGAAGGCATGAAAGCCGGTGGTAGCAACATAACCCTATACTTTGGATGCAATGACTGCGCGACAGAAGAAAGCCGTGTTGAAGCGGCCGGGGGTAAAGTGGTCCAATCTAAAATGTCTATTGGCGAGTATGGATTTTGTTCGACCGTGCAGGATAGCGAGGGTAATACCATTGGGCTACATTCAATGAAATAA
- a CDS encoding DinB family protein — translation MEKAQLSQDISNVFDEVIDILNAIPQDLFNKVPFEDSWTIGQVAEHIAICSRGIPDSHVKEAERPYDENEEALKSIFLDMNQKAKADPAVTPHLPPHQKENLVEKIKANKILLANTIKDKELLQLCLDMEFPFMGYLTRYEWLRFVQVHTQRHLNQIKNIQAHLLN, via the coding sequence ATGGAAAAAGCACAATTAAGCCAGGATATCAGCAACGTCTTTGATGAAGTGATCGATATCCTTAATGCAATACCCCAGGATCTTTTTAATAAAGTGCCTTTCGAAGATAGCTGGACTATTGGCCAGGTGGCCGAACATATTGCCATTTGCAGTCGCGGTATACCCGATAGCCATGTGAAAGAGGCAGAGCGGCCCTATGATGAAAATGAAGAAGCTTTGAAGAGCATATTTCTTGATATGAACCAAAAAGCTAAAGCTGATCCTGCTGTCACACCCCACTTACCCCCGCATCAGAAAGAAAATTTGGTGGAAAAAATAAAAGCCAATAAAATACTACTTGCAAATACTATAAAAGACAAGGAATTGTTGCAATTGTGTTTAGATATGGAGTTCCCCTTTATGGGATACCTGACCCGCTACGAGTGGCTGCGCTTTGTACAGGTTCATACACAGAGACATCTGAACCAGATCAAAAATATCCAGGCTCATTTATTGAATTAA